TTAATGTAggaaatccacaggagtctgcttGAGGAGTATTAGAGAACTCAataggatataaattgaggaaatacactcacaaatacagaacccagtagacagctgaagtcgtcctctgtTCTGATCAAGAGAGAATCCATCGGGCAGCCTgctcacaccaggaagcaggaaccagGGAGAAGGGGCCTCAtgacccctctctctttccttttaagaacGGCAAGAGGCACCACCTCCTTCgggctgtatagcccaaggtcgTGGGTGGAACgaataccaccacactgcacagccttccaGGAGTTATTGATCAGTGAGTTCCCAGAGGCCCCCAAAAGAACCCAGGCTATTGTCAtgccttggttgcctcccagaactaactagtaagactctattgctaaacatttcagttgagggacatagAGAAATCTAGAGGAACTGATCTGAAAATTTCCTCCCTACCTGCTAGATATCATAGTGCAGAGATGCTGTGCCAGAGAAAAGCCATCAACGATGTTACCTATTGATGAGCCCTGCACGCTCCAACACAGACCTGCCGGGCACAATGAGCCCGCCGCTGCCATTGTGGTGTGAGTGTTGTGGGGCAACTGCCCCGGCCAGTGgggtcttcaacggggacctaaagggagggccggcaaatgagagggacaagagacacaaagaatgagagcaagacaggacgtctgatcaagctccaaaatttcatttttctctcaaggtaggcaaagggggttgcaagcaggaagggacttaattatgggccattcggccagcaggaaatgttgctctgaaggttatctatctactctcgtctaactgcctaattgcctaactgcagctcactcacctgatatctgagaagaggttctggtatctgtgggaagaggtttctggtgctatggagacttaagcaaggcctaggtctaagaaaagaggagagaagcccaaatatggcagcaggTGTGTCAAGGGtggcttaggcttatggctcccatcaGGCAACCAACTACTTTGGGCTTGGATTAGAGGCCTGCTTCCCAGGAGGAATGTCGTGCCTAACATTGTAAACCAGAACCTAGAAAGGAAACTACTACTGCTGTACTGGGGGAAAAGGACATGCCGTCAGGCTGCAATCATCGATTGGCCAGGTTACTCAGCCTTGGCCAAGCACAGTCCCCCGGTGCTGAAGGCTCAGGAAACTTCATGGAAGAGGACGATGGGGAGGGGTGCCGGGCCATCTTCTGGACCCGATGTCGTCTCTGCACCGTAAACTCACTGCAGCTACTGTGACCTACCCAAGACCATGTCACAGGCAGCAGTCGTTGGTCTCAGTGGgttataaaagacagaaaaggaggaagagaagggggaagaaaggggaagaagacgTGTTGAGAGCGATTGGGAGGACTAGAGGGGATGTTTGGAGTGCACATGATCAAGACATGTTATCTACaagtatgaaattatcaaagaatgaataaaaggaTATCTACACAACTACAGAACATTTTCATGTGGTCGTCCCATAGACATCTCAAGTGCAACTTCCCTAAACTCAGCTAATTACAAAATACCCTTCATTCCTTCCCCGTCTAATCATTACCTCTGACGTAGCTGGGCCGACCGCGTCTTCTGTAAGATCTCCGATGGCTTAAGaccctgtttctctgtttctcatcCCAACCCTCCGCTTCATGCTCCACGATGCTTCCAATTTCACCTTTGCATGGCAGTCTAATTCGTCATCCCCACGATGCCTCAATCAGCTCCTGGGTATCTGCAAGAGTGGTTTGAATTTCCTCACAACATACGTGACTATTTATGATTCAGCCTCAACTTTTCAACTACTCTTCCATCCTCCTCAGCTCAACATTCTGGCAATACTGTTCCTCGGGGTTCCTGAAGTACTCCATTCTGTTTATAACCTAGTGCTTTAGCTCAAGCTCCCCCCCTGAAGTGCCTTTCCCTCTTCGTCAAGCAAAATTTTGTCATTTGCTCATTAGGATACACGGGAATGTTAAGAATTAATTGTTTGAACTGGGacgtgatggcacacgcctttaatcccggcactcaggaggcagaggtaggtggatctctgtgagttcaaggccagcctggtctacagagcgagatccaggacagccaaggctacacagagaaaccctgtctcgaaaaaccaaaacaacaaaaaacaataaggtagattattgtctGAATCACGAAGATGAGTTTATTtgatggtaaaaataaaataatataagaaatgaCAGGTAAAGCTCTTCCCTGAATGAGTATAAAATAATGGAGGTCTATCCAGGCCTGGCAGTACAGACCTGATAATCCCAGCTATTCTGTGCcaggaggatccaaagttcaaATATTGCCTGGGCTATAGTGTGAGTTCCAAGGCCAActtggtgaaaccctgtctccaaattaaaacaaacaaacaaacaacatgtcAAAAGGGCtaggaatacagctcagtggtctTGATAAGACAGAAAGAGGTGgcgagggaaggagaggggaggggaggaaaaagcAGGCGTGTCTTAAGTGACTGCGAAGGCTGTGCGTGCTTCAGCTCTCCGGAGATCCTGGTCTGAAACAGTTCTCTCCTCACTCACTACCCAAACCCAAAGCAtgagcagagcagggcagggcttCTCCGGAGGAAATTCTCTCAACACTTTTGCTCCTGGGTTTAAAAGTCAACACACCAGGACCAGCGACTGGAGGACCTTGGTGAGCAAGCGTGAGCGAGCGAGGCGACGGGCGGGCGGAGTGACCCGGGGGTCGTGCAGCAGAAGCGGAGAAGGGGACACAGGGAGGGACCCACGTAGCTTCGTGGCTTCGTGGCCAACCCTCCTGCCCTGTGCCTGTGCGCCCAGAGCTAGTCCACCACCGATGCATTCCTCTGCCGAGCTTCCTGCCCCTCGGGTAACCTCTCTCCCCCTGGGCCACTCCTGGAGGTGAGGTTACCCTTTCCCCGTTTTTTATTCCTGTGGGCGCACACCTCAAAGTGTTCAAAGCAGtttgtaattagaaaaaaagCCAACCGACTGCACCTCTCCCGTTAAGCGGATGGAAAGGCTGGGCGGGACTGAACCCTGGTGGACAGAATCAGTCActgcactcaaaaaaaaaaaaccctccggTGAGCACAAGCCCTGTTGTtcgtcccagcactcgggagatagggacagccagaccctgtctcaaataataataataataataataataataataataataataataataataataataataataataataataataataataaacaataataattagcATAACCTGGCAAAAGggaaattgaggcaggaggatatgaagtttgaggccagcaaaggcttcatagcaagactctgtcacgagaaagagaaaagatcaaAAAACAGTCatcatgctgggcggtggtggcgcacgcctttaatcccagcactcgggaggcggaggcaggcggatctctgtgagttcgaggccagcctggtctccaaagcgagtgccaggaaaggcgcaaagctacactgagaaaccctgtctcgaaaaaccaaaaaccaaacaatcatCATGTATGTAGACACATTCTGTTTACAAAGAATGCTGAGGCTCTGGGAAACAGGTTTaagctattgttattattattttttattatatgtggggggggggggaggttcgAGACGGCGTCCCACAGTGgagtcccggctgtcctggaactcaggatgCAGAACCCGTCTGGCGTAGAACGCACAGAGACCCGCCGGAGTCTGCCTccccgggtgctgggatcaaaggcgtgcgccacactaCCCTGGCTTGaaccatttaaatatatatatctacTTTATTCtgccaggcacggtggcaggGCCCCGTATTTAacgccagcactcgggaggcagaggccggcgggTTTCCgcgagatcgaggccagcctggtctgcagagggcAGGCAGGGCTAGAGGACGCCTCGCATCCAAGCAAACACAGGGCAGACCCCGGCTACAGAGTCTGTCTGGAGGTCCTCCTTAGCTGCGGGGCGACCCACGCGCCGCTGCACACGGGAAACCAAGCCGCCGACCCAGGCAGGCGAGCAATCCCACCCGGGCGCGCTCCAGCGACCCCGGGCCCGGCGGACGCAGGCGCGGCGCGCGTCACGTGCCCCGGGCGCCGCGCAGCCATTGGTCGGCCTCCCCGCCGGGGGGCGGGGCGTGCCCGGTGCCGCTGCGGCTGAAGATGGCGCTGCCCTTTGCACGCCGCTGCAGCTGGCCCCGCTGGGGAGCCAAGCCGTGGGGACTCCCTGCCGGGGGAGCCCGGAGAGGTAGGGTTGTTTCTTTCCGCTCCTTCGCTCCAAAGTAGTTAACGCCTTGTCCCCAGAGCGCGCCCGGggagccccacccacccctcGTTTCTCCTGCCCGGTCTGCAGCCTTGGCATAGCAAGATTCCAAACTCGGGGCGTCGATCTgtggctccccccaccccctactccccaCCCCGCCGTGATTTGCGGCTCCCCGGGGCTGCTATGCTAAAGCGACAGGTCTGATCTTTCCCTCTTAACATTGGGCTTTTCCCATCATCATCGCCTGACCGCTTCAGATCAAAACCAGCCCTAATCTGTCactacttttttggttttttttcttttctttttccccttggCTCTGCCCTCAGGCATCAGTttcaaactggaagaaaaaaccGCGCACAGCAGCCTGGCGCTCTTCAGGAATGACACGGCTGTCAAATACGGCATGGTGGGGTTGGAACCCACCAAGGTGGCCCTGAACGTGGAGCGCTTCCGGGAGTGGGCAGTGGTGCTCGCGGACACCACCGTCACCAGTGGCAGACACTACTGGGAGGTCACGGTGAAGCGCTCCCAGCAGTTCCGGATAGGAGTGGCCGATGTGGACATGTCCCGGGACAGCTGCGTCGGCGCTGATGATCGCTCCTGGGTGTTCTCCTATGCCCAGCGCAAGTGGCACAGCATGTTGGCCAACGAGAGAGCCCCGATTGAGGGCATTGGGCAGCCAGAGAAAGTGGGGCTGCTGCTGGACTACGAGGCGAAGAAGCTAAGCCTGGTGGACGTGAGTCAGGTCTTTGTGATCCACACACTACAGACAGATTTCCGGGGCCCGGTGACGCCCGCTTTTGCCCTTTGGGACGGAGAGCTGCTAACACACTCAGGACTTGAAGTGCCCAAGGGCCTCTAATGTGGCCATTACCTAAGTCTCTGAATCATGCTTAGGGTCAGCTTTCTGTTCAAAGGGTCTAAAGCTGTTTTACATTGTCGCAAGCAACCGGTAGCTCCCCCAGTCCAGTTGGGATCCTTTGTGCAATATTTTAGTCACCTGCTCTGTGAAAGCAGGTATACAGCCAGACTTTGCCCCCCACATAACTGCCCGTTTCCTGGAGCATCGGGTGAATTTTCTCCTCGGGTTGCTTCCTTGGGTCCCAGGTGTCTTAGACTGTTCAGTCCTGGGGTCCTGTCTTTTAGCCACTACCTCTCCTTCCCTTACCCACATGTAACTTGTTTTGGGGGTTCACCAGATTCTCCAGAGTAAATGCTTTCTACCTCTGGCTGGAGGAGTGGTGGCCTTTTCTCCGATGCACCTCCGATTCTTGGGTTCTGGCTCCGTCCATGCTGTACTGACCCAGTAGGTCAGCACCACGGACGTCAGCCCTACACAGATGCAGCTATCCGCACTCTGAGTCCATCCCTCCCCTGCACCCCTCTGATACCCAGCCGGTTTATCATAACCATTGTGCCAG
This is a stretch of genomic DNA from Peromyscus leucopus breed LL Stock chromosome 18, UCI_PerLeu_2.1, whole genome shotgun sequence. It encodes these proteins:
- the Spryd4 gene encoding SPRY domain-containing protein 4; the protein is MALPFARRCSWPRWGAKPWGLPAGGARRGISFKLEEKTAHSSLALFRNDTAVKYGMVGLEPTKVALNVERFREWAVVLADTTVTSGRHYWEVTVKRSQQFRIGVADVDMSRDSCVGADDRSWVFSYAQRKWHSMLANERAPIEGIGQPEKVGLLLDYEAKKLSLVDVSQVFVIHTLQTDFRGPVTPAFALWDGELLTHSGLEVPKGL